From Amycolatopsis sp. WQ 127309:
AGCGAGTGGCACGGGCGCGGCGGCTACCGACGTGATCGGCGGGACGCCGGCCGGGCCGAGCAGCACGTCCTGGGGGATCTCGACCCAGACCGGACCGTAGGGCGCGGTCGAGGCCGACGTCCAGGCTTCGCGCAAGGCCGAAGGGATCTGGCTCGCGCGGCGCACGACGTGCACCGACTTCACGACGCCCGCGAAGCTCGCCTGCTGGTCCGGCAGCTCGTGCAGGTAACCGTGCCGGCCGCCGCCGAGGCCGGCCACCGGGATCTGGCTGGAGATCCCGAGCACCGGCACCGACGCCGCGCGGGACTCCTGCAGGGAAGCCAACGTCAGCAGCGCGCCGGGGCCGGTGGAGACGACGAGCGGCGTCACCGGGACCGGGCCGTCCGGGTTCGCCGCGAGCCGCGCGCGGGCGTGCCCGTCGGCGGCGAAGGCGAGGTTGTTCTCGACGCGCCCGCTGATCACGCGCAGGTCGTCGGCGCGCCGCAGGGCTTCGAACAGGCCCAGGGCGTGCTGCCCCGGCAGGCCGAAGACCGTGTCGGCGCCCAGGGCGCGCAGCGTTTCGACGACGACGTCGCCGCCGATGCGTTCGGTGTCCGTCATGCGCTCTTCCCCAAGGTCAGCAGGCTCACCAGGTCGTAGGCGACGTGGGAGGCCGCGATGGCGGTGATCTCCGCGTGATCGTAAGCGGGGGCCAGTTCGACGACGTCGGCTCCGATCAGGTTGAGGTCGCGCAGGCCGCGCAGGATCTCCAGCAGCTCGCGGCTGGTCATCCCGCCGGCTTCGGGGGTGCCCGTGCCGGGGGCGTGGGCCGGGTCGAGGACGTCGATGTCGACGGAGACGTACAGCGGCCGGTCGCCGATCCGCTGCCGCAGCGCGTCCACGGTCTCGTCGACGCCGCGGCGCAGGACGTCGCCGGAGGTGACGATGCCGAAGCCGAGGCGGCGGTCTTCTTCGAGGTCCCGTTTGCCGTACAACGGCCCGCGCGTGCCGACGTGCGACAGCGCGCTCGTGTCGAGGATGCCCTCCTCCGACGCCCGCCGGAACGGCGTGCCGTGGGTGTACGGCTCGCCGAAGTAGGTGTCCCAGGTGTCGAGGTGCGCGTCGAAGTGCAGCAGCGCCACCGGTCCGTGGCGCTTGGCCGCGGCGCGCAGCAGCGGCAGCGCGATCGTGTGGTCGCCGCCGACGGTCACCAGCCGCGTCCCGTTCGCCTGCAGCGCTTCGGCTTCCTGCTGCAGGACCTCGATCGCCTCGCCGATGTTGAACGGGTTGACGGCGATGTCACCCGCGTCCACCACCTGCATCTCGGCGAACGGCGAGACGTCCAGCTCCGGGTGGTAGGGCCGCAGCAGCCGGCTCGCCTCGCGGACGGCGGCCGGGCCGAACCGCGCGCCGGGCCGGTAGGACACCCCGGAGTCGAAGGGCACCCCGACG
This genomic window contains:
- the speB gene encoding agmatinase yields the protein MPNVGPLDSSRIPRFAGFATFARLPRIDQVERADVAVVGVPFDSGVSYRPGARFGPAAVREASRLLRPYHPELDVSPFAEMQVVDAGDIAVNPFNIGEAIEVLQQEAEALQANGTRLVTVGGDHTIALPLLRAAAKRHGPVALLHFDAHLDTWDTYFGEPYTHGTPFRRASEEGILDTSALSHVGTRGPLYGKRDLEEDRRLGFGIVTSGDVLRRGVDETVDALRQRIGDRPLYVSVDIDVLDPAHAPGTGTPEAGGMTSRELLEILRGLRDLNLIGADVVELAPAYDHAEITAIAASHVAYDLVSLLTLGKSA